The following proteins are encoded in a genomic region of Elusimicrobiota bacterium:
- a CDS encoding pseudouridine synthase, protein MKRVILFYKPYGVLSQFTAHDGHPGLSGFGLPAGVYAAGRLDRDSEGLLLLTDDGRLQRRLTDPRFGHPRTYWAQVEGTVTPQALQLLARGVRLSDGPTRPCRARLMERAPQLPAREPPIRFRKSVSTAWIELVLTEGRNRQVRRMTAAVGLPTLRLVRSGIGRFSLAALAPGTWRQVAARDSSGL, encoded by the coding sequence ATGAAGCGGGTCATACTCTTCTACAAGCCCTACGGCGTCTTGTCCCAGTTCACGGCGCATGACGGGCATCCCGGCCTCTCCGGCTTCGGCCTGCCCGCGGGCGTCTACGCGGCCGGAAGGCTGGACCGCGACAGCGAAGGCCTGCTCTTGCTGACCGACGACGGCCGTCTGCAGAGGCGCCTGACGGACCCTCGCTTCGGCCACCCGCGGACTTATTGGGCGCAGGTCGAGGGGACCGTGACGCCGCAGGCCCTGCAGCTTCTGGCGCGAGGGGTGCGTCTGTCGGACGGGCCGACCCGGCCTTGCCGGGCGCGGCTCATGGAGCGGGCGCCGCAGCTCCCGGCGCGGGAGCCCCCCATCCGTTTTCGCAAGAGCGTCTCCACGGCTTGGATCGAGCTCGTCTTGACCGAGGGCCGCAACCGTCAGGTGCGGCGGATGACCGCGGCCGTGGGCCTGCCCACGCTGCGTCTGGTGCGCTCCGGCATCGGCCGCTTCAGCCTCGCGGCTCTGGCGCCCGGGACTTGGCGGCAGGTGGCGGCCCGGGACTCTTCGGGCCTATAG